One Mercurialis annua linkage group LG3, ddMerAnnu1.2, whole genome shotgun sequence DNA window includes the following coding sequences:
- the LOC126671558 gene encoding pentatricopeptide repeat-containing protein At3g29230-like, with product MPRNILLEISYILPKCTFQHLKQIHALIFTASLTQELQLFSKFLRRSTEFGSMDYSNIILSQMGDHYFNSETMLWNIMIRGYSFNGPSEKCISMFDEMSQRELKPNNYTYPYVLNSCCQLRRYSKGKRVHCQIIKSGFESSFAVSHALFNMYIKRPGFVDIGGAGNHKLSDARRVFDDMFERPVEVWNMMIYEYVSFGEVGCARKLFETMPQRDVVSWNSMISGYVKAGEVENARRMFELMPEKSVISWTLMIELYKDASNLEAARGFFERMPQRNVVSWNSMISCYTKHGKFRETLDLFVQMQSEGVIPDGYTFVSVLSACSNLGDLEYGKYVHCLLGDFSEMEVMVGTALIEMYAQCGDVNTSFAMFIKIPNKDIFCWNVMIRCLAINGRTEDAVKIFFSAQKVGVKPNDFTFTSALFACSHGGLVEETRRIFYSMENDYKISPKIEHFACLIDLLSRNGQLEEALLVLKDMPFEPDIAIWGSLLGGCSITNNLNMVEKTIKRVCELETEDSGVYVLLSNIYASECRWQEAQGARGKMEEKKIRKETGSSIVF from the coding sequence ATGCCTCGTAACATTCTACTAGAAATCTCATACATATTGCCAAAATGTACATTCCAGCATCTGAAGCAAATCCATGCCTTAATCTTTACAGCTTCTCTAACACAAGAACTCCAATTATTTTCCAAGTTTCTTCGCAGAAGCACCGAGTTTGGCTCCATGGATTATTCTAATATCATTTTGTCCCAAATGGGTGATCATTATTTTAACTCAGAAACCATGTTATGGAACATCATGATTAGAGGCTACTCGTTTAATGGTCCTTCTGAGAAATGCATATCAATGTTTGATGAAATGTCTCAGAGAGAGTTGAAACCAAATAACTACACGTACCCCTATGTGTTAAATTCGTGTTGCCAACTGAGGCGTTATAGTAAAGGGAAAAGAGTCCACTGTCAGATTATAAAGTCTGGTTTTGAATCCAGTTTTGCAGTTTCTCATGCtctttttaatatgtatataaaaagACCGGGTTTTGTTGACATTGGTGGTGCTGGAAATCACAAGTTAAGTGATGCTCGCAGGGTTTTCGATGATATGTTCGAGAGACCAGTAGAAGTATGGAACATGATGATCTATGAGTATGTCAGCTTTGGTGAAGTCGGGTGCGCGaggaaattgtttgaaactatGCCGCAAAGGGATGTTGTTTCTTGGAATTCTATGATTTCAGGTTATGTCAAAGCTGGAGAGGTGGAAAATGCAAGAAGAATGTTCGAGTTGATGCCGGAGAAGAGTGTTATTTCATGGACTTTGATGATTGAGTTATATAAAGATGCTAGTAACCTTGAAGCAGCGAGAGGATTTTTTGAGAGAATGCCACAGAGGAATGTGGTTTCATGGAATTCAATGATTTCATGTTACACTAAACATGGGAAATTTAGAGAAACCTTGGATCTTTTTGTCCAAATGCAATCAGAAGGAGTGATTCCTGATGGGTATACTTTTGTTTCTGTTTTGTCAGCTTGTTCGAACTTGGGTGACCTAGAGTATGGAAAATACGTACACTGTCTACTTGGAGACTTTTCTGAAATGGAAGTCATGGTAGGGACTGCCCTTATAGAAATGTATGCTCAATGCGGAGATGTTAATACAAGTTTTGCAATGTTTATCAAGATTCCAAATAAGGATATCTTTTGCTGGAATGTTATGATCAGATGTTTAGCCATTAATGGAAGAACTGAAGATGCAGTCAAGATTTTCTTTTCGGCACAAAAGGTCGGTGTGAAGCCGAATGACTTCACATTTACTAGTGCTTTATTTGCTTGTAGCCATGGGGGATTGGTGGAAGAAACTCGTAGAATTTTTTATAGTATGGAGAACGACTATAAGATTAGTCCTAAAATCGAACATTTCGCTTGTTTAATCGACTTGCTTAGTCGAAATGGTCAGCTGGAAGAAGCCCTACTTGTACTAAAAGATATGCCCTTTGAACCTGATATTGCAATTTGGGGGTCTTTGCTTGGAGGTTGCAGCATAACAAATAATTTGAATATGGTAGAAAAGACAATAAAGAGAGTTTGTGAATTGGAAACAGAGGACTCGGGAGTATATGTGCTCTTGTCGAATATTTATGCCTCCGAGTGTCGGTGGCAGGAGGCGCAAGGTGCACGAGGAAAGATGGAAGAGAAGAAAATAAGGAAAGAAACAGGGAGCAGCATTGTATTTTAG